The genomic DNA ACCAtattctgctgtctctgttgtgaTACTGGCCGTTTGGTGCGACTTAGACCCGGTGGCGAGTGTGATGAAACTGAGAAGACACTGCCCTTTCGAGTTTTGAAGCAGAGTCTTTACCTGATATATTCCTGTTAGGATATGTCAGCTATCCAGTGAGAGCTTTGGTGCTGAACCCACTAAGGCGTTTCAGATGCCAAGCTGAGGGTCATgttacagcagtgtgtaggagggagattccgAGATGTGAGAAGTATGTAGGGGTGCATGGGACAAATGTGTAGTATCGGTGGAAAAAACGGTCAATTGTGGAGGTGACCATGTTGCTGGGGATCAGAAGTGACCAGTGCGAGAGAGACGGGTTTAGGTTGTCAGGGTCAGAGTAGAACAGATGTTGTATGCTGAGGCAGTGGAGAGAGTAGATGATGATGGGTCAAGGGTGAGTAGTAGGCCTAAGCCAATACAGAGTGATAGAATTTATGCTTCAGTAACGTTGGCTTCTTAGCATTCATTgccatggttatcaactgtaccgcaGAAATGGAACGAAATCACAAAAAATAgatgtggtggcagctgcagcgATGTACTTGGGTGCACAAGGTTTTACGGCAGAAGAGTTGCAAGGTGTGTTGAACTAAAGAGTGCCATCCTCTCATGCCGTTGGCCTGGCGTAGGATCAGtaagggtcaaagtagtggaataggGTGGGGATTTTAATTTTTATTAAATAGTGGTATGTAGGTGTAGAGTTAGTTGGTGGTGCAATTTTTCATTTTCACAAAATGCAACGTGATTGAACACACACTTccgcacagtaggtggcggcatgcacaaACAAAATGTGAAAACGCCATGATAACCGAAGAAGAAACTGAATTCACTTCCGCTGCTGCCAGCTGCAGCATAGACAGACGACGGATATCAACCGGTAGACAATACTCTATTTATAGAACAAATATCATTTAAGAGATCGTGGGAAGAATTTTAAATACACTTTTCGAGAATAACACCATCTAAAATATCCTGTTTTATGGTCCGTAAAGGTACTGAGAAGGCTAGTTTATCTAACGTTAGATAGGtgagttagctggctagctaactgcTCTCAACGAAAGAGATGGGGACAAGAGCTAGTCGTTTACAAGAGGACCCAGTGCCTTCGACTTTCGAGAAAGATGGCATCACCCGGGATTCCTATCGACGACCCCGGTGCAGTAGGCCCACCAGTATTATGGTAGACTTTTTGGGGAGTTTTGACGATTCAGAGACCAACCATAGCCGATCGGAGGAGGGCAGCGATTCGGACATGGGGCAACAGGCGAGCACCGGTGGAAGCCCCGTCGACCACAAGAGCCACCCGTCCATCAGCCCATCATCACCAGCAGAAGACAACAGCGAATGCAAACGCGAGGAAGACTGCAATAGCAGTCCTGCGGGTGCTGTAAACGGGGAACATCTGCCTGGAGAGGAGACCGGCCAAGTGCCTCACCGCACTTTCTCTGAACGTTTACCCGGTAATCGACACTCTTCTGGGCGCAACGTCAGCGCAAGATCCGCACGGATGAGAGGCATCCATCAGCGCCCAGTGTCGGAGGCTTGGATTGGCCTCTACCGTGTCAACAACCGACATGGCAGTAAGTTTATACGAGACCACccattttgtgtttttgtgtgtgtattgtttaaGTTGCTGTTCCTATTTTCTCTCGCAGATTTGACAAccatacattattacacacacagtgTGAACAAAAACACAGTGAAATGCCCCATTGGTATAGAGCTTGCCAGCTTGTGGTCCAAAAAACTTGAAATGAGTTAGATCTGGTTCGTCCAGCCATTCCCGTAGGGGAAATAAATGGGGGTTGGGTATTTTGGGTCTGGTGTACtcttcagtttatatatgttaccccttggcagcaTTATCAGAAAGCACAGCATTGATTTTCACTGCTACGCAGACGTTATAAAACTTTACATTCCTGTGTCACCAGATGATTTTATCTTCATAAATAAATTAGACTATTAGTGATTTAAATACCTGGGtggctcacaacttcctccagcCAAATCAAGACAAGACTGAGGTACTTATTGTTGGAGCCAAAGCACCGAGAGAGAATCTAGCCGCACATTTTAATTCACAGGCAATAAAGATACAACACCAGGTAAAAAACCTAGgtgttattttagattctgaactcAATTCTGAATCACACGTTAGGATTGTGATCAAAATAGCTTTTTACGCCTTATTATGCCTCCAGCCTCTGGAATAACCTGCCAGTCAGGGTGGCtgaaactgtggacatatttaaaagagatcttaaaacacatttttttagCTTGGATTGTGCTTTTTAGTTGTTAAGTTTGTGTCATTTAGTTTTTTATGTTGTGTAgtatacatttcagcttttattttcattgttttgtTATATATATCTTTCCTGTAAAACACATTGCGTTGCATTctatgtctgaaatgtgctgtataaataaagctggATTTGATTAGATAAACACCTAAAATAAGGTCtgagtttaacacaggctaggaggtcttatacattttgttctatgagataatatcagtcagttaacatgaccattatgaagcctttatgtgcttgttttgattacataaatgcttcaaaattcacaaaaagtgCCGTTAGCTGATTGAACAaaatctcatagaacaaaatgtaTAAGATCTAGGCCTGTATTTAACTTTCTTTCTGTGTTTATCCAAAACCCCTCAAACCCCCCATTTAATTTCCCTATATGCTTTGGCCAAAGAGCCATGATGAAGTTAGTGCCAACAAAAATACTCCGTTCTCTATTAGGCTAGGGCTCAACAATCAGTTTTATGGTGACACAAATTGTCCAGGCTTACTACTGAACCTGCAttcttgggggtatgatcttcTCTCGTGCTTACAAGCTACTTGACTTATTACAGCAGAACCCATTGTTTTAAGTTGTAACAATCAGGCTGCTGTTAATAGATTAGCTAGCTAATACAGTAGTACTACAAACTGACTGCTTTGACCATTTCAGAATGTAGCACACCCATGAATTCATTCGAGATTCATCAATGAGCTCTCTAACAATAGCCCATGCATCACTCTCAACAAAATCCATTGACTTACGGTAGCTAGGGACGTTTCCAATATGACCCGTCCCAGACTGAGAGAGATTCTCAGTGTAGACCTATGTTATGTTATTAATTAGACAGATGAACAGATGTGGTTGTATATGAGTGAGACCCCTGCCCAAACACAACGTTGGATTTATTTTCCCATGCGccataacacacaaacacagctcaGAGCAAGTCTAGGAAATGGGTCAAAGTCCTCACTTGGGCATGGCTGACAGGAGGGCCAGAGAGGAATGTAGGCTAACTGGGAACGCTCTCCCCCACGTCGTCCCATCCCCGAGGCTGGACTCCTCTTCTTATGCGTGATTGCCTGGTCTGTTAG from Oncorhynchus keta strain PuntledgeMale-10-30-2019 chromosome 23, Oket_V2, whole genome shotgun sequence includes the following:
- the zgc:66427 gene encoding E3 ubiquitin-protein ligase znrf1, with protein sequence MGTRASRLQEDPVPSTFEKDGITRDSYRRPRCSRPTSIMVDFLGSFDDSETNHSRSEEGSDSDMGQQASTGGSPVDHKSHPSISPSSPAEDNSECKREEDCNSSPAGAVNGEHLPGEETGQVPHRTFSERLPGNRHSSGRNVSARSARMRGIHQRPVSEAWIGLYRVNNRHGNIRCPFCSKPFPGGRIEDHLLSCLTSPPLPYNMDVLSKDSGECSICLDELQQGETIARLACLCVYHKSCIDSWAKVKTCCPEHPFD